From one Pirellulales bacterium genomic stretch:
- a CDS encoding ABC transporter ATP-binding protein, with protein sequence MNPKSNAVARFEEVTKVYSSGPFRAGVRALDGVSLSVDAGEVFGLVGPNRAGKTTLVKILLSICRPTSGRILRFDRHWKDRRTLARVGYVHESQAFPRYLTAHSLLEFYGALSFQPQQIVRRRSGELLERFGLADRSREPIGRFSKGMLQRLALCQSLVNDPDLLVLDEPSEGMDLAARRVLDEVIAERKRQGRTAILVSHHLNDVQRLCDRVAVIRGGKVAFAGRMAELIGAQGDPAANKTFGDWPLEHSPQGGSLEKVLEPIYAGTTQ encoded by the coding sequence ATGAATCCCAAGTCCAATGCCGTCGCGCGCTTCGAAGAGGTGACCAAAGTTTATTCCTCCGGCCCATTCCGCGCCGGTGTGCGGGCCCTCGACGGCGTGAGCCTGTCGGTCGATGCCGGCGAAGTGTTCGGATTGGTCGGGCCGAATCGGGCGGGCAAGACCACGCTCGTGAAGATTCTGTTGTCGATCTGCCGGCCGACCTCCGGCCGCATCCTGCGGTTCGACCGGCATTGGAAAGATCGCCGCACACTGGCCCGCGTCGGCTATGTCCACGAAAGCCAGGCGTTTCCACGGTATCTCACGGCCCATTCGCTGCTGGAATTTTACGGGGCGCTGTCCTTTCAGCCGCAGCAGATCGTCCGGCGCCGCAGCGGCGAACTGCTCGAGCGATTCGGCCTTGCCGACCGCAGCCGCGAGCCGATTGGCCGGTTCAGCAAAGGGATGCTCCAGCGACTGGCCCTATGCCAATCCCTTGTCAACGATCCGGATCTGCTGGTGCTCGACGAGCCGTCGGAAGGGATGGACCTCGCCGCCCGGCGCGTGTTGGACGAAGTGATCGCCGAGCGCAAGCGACAAGGCCGCACGGCGATCCTTGTGTCGCACCATTTGAACGACGTTCAGCGATTGTGCGACCGAGTGGCAGTGATCCGCGGCGGCAAAGTCGCGTTTGCGGGGCGCATGGCCGAACTGATCGGCGCCCAAGGCGATCCGGCCGCCAACAAGACATTCGGAGATTGGCCGCTCGAGCATTCGCCGCAGGGCGGTTCGCTCGAAAAGGTTTTGGAACCGATCTACGCAGGAACAACGCAATGA
- a CDS encoding ABC transporter permease subunit — protein sequence MNVLPSKWSPWKSTIAWLVRDTFRQSLAYGICWILLGVSVLAIGVCASAGVTGSVQLAAPGENPDFLPPNDRDSHDAKKLKQSGVVVVGGDLTLAFGAIRVPLARDDRGAVHFLQLVLAGGVADTLGLLLALVWTAGFLPGFLDGRSISVLLAKPAPRWALLAGKYVGVLVFVLCHATLFVGGTWLAIGMRTHVWDPTYLWCIPLLLLHFAVFFSMSLLLAVCTRSTVVCVFGSILFWFVTWGLNYGRHVLAASATALPEGHFSSALMWLVDLGYWILPKPADFSVLLFNALDAKNYFGPLFDLKTLQAHGFSIGLSIATSLAFTAYTLFASGRRFAAMDY from the coding sequence ATGAACGTCTTGCCGTCGAAATGGTCGCCATGGAAGTCAACGATCGCGTGGCTGGTTCGCGACACGTTTCGCCAGTCGCTGGCCTACGGCATCTGTTGGATTCTGTTGGGCGTCAGCGTGTTGGCCATCGGCGTATGCGCGAGCGCGGGCGTTACCGGTTCGGTACAATTAGCGGCACCCGGCGAAAATCCCGACTTCCTCCCGCCCAACGATCGCGACTCGCACGACGCCAAGAAGCTGAAGCAATCGGGCGTGGTGGTGGTGGGCGGCGATCTGACGTTGGCCTTCGGGGCGATCCGAGTTCCTTTGGCCCGCGACGATCGTGGCGCGGTTCACTTCCTACAGCTCGTGTTGGCCGGCGGCGTGGCCGACACGCTCGGGCTGCTCTTGGCGCTGGTGTGGACGGCCGGTTTCTTGCCCGGCTTTCTCGATGGGCGGAGCATCAGCGTGCTATTGGCCAAGCCGGCGCCACGGTGGGCCTTATTGGCTGGAAAATATGTCGGCGTGCTCGTGTTCGTGCTCTGTCATGCGACTTTGTTTGTCGGCGGCACATGGCTGGCCATCGGCATGCGAACGCACGTGTGGGATCCCACGTATCTGTGGTGCATCCCGCTGCTGCTGCTGCACTTTGCCGTGTTCTTCAGCATGTCGCTATTGCTGGCCGTCTGCACGCGGAGCACGGTCGTGTGTGTCTTCGGCTCGATTTTGTTTTGGTTTGTAACATGGGGCTTGAACTACGGTCGGCACGTGTTGGCGGCGAGTGCCACGGCACTTCCGGAAGGACATTTTTCGTCGGCGCTGATGTGGCTGGTCGACCTCGGCTATTGGATTCTGCCGAAGCCGGCCGATTTCAGCGTGCTGCTGTTCAACGCCTTGGACGCCAAGAACTACTTCGGCCCGCTGTTCGACCTGAAGACTCTTCAGGCACACGGATTCTCGATCGGCCTATCGATCGCCACCTCACTGGCATTCACCGCCTATACGCTATTCGCCTCCGGCCGCCGCTTCGCCGCAATGGATTACTGA
- the ilvE gene encoding branched-chain-amino-acid transaminase: MSLKIYIAGKLYDQEDAKISVFDHGLLYGDGVFEGIRVYGGKVFRLKQHLKRLWDSARAIWLEIPVSPDAMARAIDETLAANNLRDGYLRLVVTRGAGTLGLDPTRTKNPQVIIIADRIALYPEEHYRNGLEIVTAATVRTSPAALSPRIKSLNYLNNILAKIEGYKAGCVEVLMLNHKGEVAECSGDNIFLVRRGVLLTPPIDAGILEGVTREAVIELARESGREALEIALSRYDIYTADECFLTGTAAEVIPVVKLDDRRIGDGKPGPVTRELIERFKQLTHA; the protein is encoded by the coding sequence ATGTCGCTAAAAATCTACATTGCCGGCAAGCTCTACGATCAGGAAGACGCGAAGATCAGTGTCTTCGATCACGGATTGCTGTATGGCGACGGCGTATTCGAAGGAATTCGCGTCTATGGCGGCAAAGTATTTCGGCTCAAGCAACATCTCAAGCGGCTTTGGGACTCGGCTCGGGCGATCTGGCTTGAAATTCCGGTGTCGCCGGACGCGATGGCCCGCGCAATCGACGAAACGCTCGCGGCCAACAATCTTCGCGACGGCTACCTCCGCCTCGTGGTGACTCGCGGCGCCGGCACGCTCGGCCTCGATCCGACGCGAACCAAGAATCCGCAAGTGATCATCATTGCCGACCGAATTGCCTTGTATCCGGAAGAGCATTATCGCAACGGCCTGGAAATCGTCACGGCGGCCACCGTTCGCACGAGTCCGGCGGCGCTCAGTCCGCGGATCAAGTCGCTCAACTATTTGAACAACATTCTGGCCAAGATCGAAGGCTACAAGGCGGGTTGCGTCGAAGTGTTGATGCTCAACCACAAGGGGGAAGTGGCGGAGTGCAGCGGCGACAATATTTTTCTCGTGCGCCGCGGCGTGCTGCTGACGCCGCCGATCGACGCGGGAATTCTGGAAGGCGTGACGCGCGAAGCCGTGATCGAATTGGCCCGCGAATCGGGCCGCGAGGCGTTGGAAATCGCCCTTAGCCGCTACGACATCTACACGGCCGACGAATGCTTTCTGACCGGCACCGCCGCCGAAGTAATTCCGGTGGTGAAACTCGACGACCGCCGAATCGGCGACGGCAAACCCGGCCCGGTAACGCGAGAGCTCATCGAGCGCTTCAAGCAGCTAACGCACGCTTGA
- a CDS encoding ABC transporter ATP-binding protein, whose translation MSEFVRIKLAEQAERRRAANRSHLLLDGADRSLAHEANAEDATALAAGSTSETENVDDASNAGGLRLAEEPRAEGILTAVDAEPAAEIDSAESPATLSFDPDAAAMQLRAMHLKKNYRKGPVDIPVLTGTDLDVRRGEFLAIIGQSGSGKSTLLHLLGTLDAPTSGEVHLDGRRIDNLPARERDTLRNTRFGMIFQFYHLLPELTTLENVLSPLMIRHGFFSYRRHRKAHVAQARELLEMVGLSHRLKHRPRELSGGEMQRTAIARALISGPQILLADEPTGNLDQGTGEGILEILRTLNQTQKLSIVMVTHDPAIAAEADRVVRLVAGRMEEV comes from the coding sequence ATGAGTGAGTTTGTGCGCATCAAGCTGGCCGAGCAAGCCGAGCGCCGTCGTGCCGCGAATCGCAGCCATTTGCTGCTCGACGGCGCCGATCGGTCGCTTGCCCATGAGGCGAATGCGGAAGACGCCACGGCGCTCGCTGCCGGATCGACGAGTGAAACGGAAAATGTCGACGATGCGTCGAACGCCGGCGGCCTCCGGCTGGCGGAAGAACCTCGCGCCGAGGGCATCTTGACTGCGGTCGATGCGGAGCCGGCCGCGGAAATCGATTCGGCCGAAAGTCCGGCCACGCTGTCGTTCGATCCAGACGCGGCGGCCATGCAATTGCGGGCCATGCATCTGAAGAAAAACTATCGCAAAGGGCCGGTCGATATTCCGGTGCTCACGGGCACGGATCTCGACGTGCGCCGCGGAGAATTTCTGGCCATCATCGGCCAAAGCGGCTCCGGCAAAAGCACGCTGTTGCACCTGCTCGGCACGCTCGACGCCCCGACTTCGGGCGAAGTGCATCTCGATGGCCGCCGGATCGACAATCTGCCGGCGCGCGAGCGCGACACGCTGCGCAACACGCGATTCGGCATGATTTTCCAGTTCTATCACTTGCTGCCGGAGCTGACGACGCTCGAAAACGTGCTTTCGCCGCTCATGATTCGGCATGGTTTCTTTAGCTACCGTCGGCATCGCAAAGCCCATGTTGCGCAGGCCCGCGAATTGCTCGAAATGGTGGGACTGTCGCACCGCTTGAAGCATCGCCCTCGCGAACTGTCCGGCGGCGAGATGCAACGCACGGCGATCGCGCGGGCCTTGATCTCCGGACCGCAGATTCTCTTGGCCGACGAGCCGACCGGTAATTTGGACCAAGGCACTGGCGAGGGAATTTTGGAAATTCTGCGAACCTTGAACCAGACCCAGAAGCTCTCTATAGTCATGGTGACGCACGACCCCGCGATCGCCGCGGAAGCCGATCGCGTCGTGCGATTAGTCGCCGGCCGCATGGAAGAGGTATAA
- a CDS encoding FtsX-like permease family protein: protein MYKQLLCWRYLRTRYIALASIISVMLGVATMIIVNSVMAGFSHEMRDRIHGILSDIVFEARGSEGFPDPDWHMQQILRIANGQIAGMTPTVHTPAMLSFLSRGQYSMRQVMLIGIDERTQNEVGDFGKYLQHPDNRKHLTFNLHDGRYDDHDHQTGSESAPRPEMKIAGWEWRRMRAEHDRQFQELLRRTEGGTATSPGPGAAANQPMGQAIGAPEPPSFGPAANGPQSAGQSSAGQPAQQGAAIPQLGQDPFQQHAANPFDRGQPQRATVFDASKEQFTGAILGIALCSFRDRTGTDRFLLLPGDDVKITFPNAGIPPKAVSDTFTVVDFYESKMSEYDSNFVFVPLRKLQELRGMIDPQTGIGNVSSIQIKLKPGVDADQVCDKLRAEFPNYAISTWREKQGPLLAAVQMESAVLNILLFMIIAVAGFGILATFFMIVVEKTRDIGILKSLGASSSGILGIFLSYGLSLGIVGSGVGTVLGLVFVHYINTIRSGVEWLTGQKVFDPAIYYFYKIPTIVEPATVSWIVGGTLLIAVMASILPALRAALLHPVEALRYE, encoded by the coding sequence ATGTATAAACAATTGCTCTGCTGGCGCTACCTGCGCACTCGGTATATCGCGCTGGCGTCGATCATCAGCGTGATGCTCGGCGTGGCGACGATGATTATCGTCAACAGCGTAATGGCCGGCTTCTCGCATGAAATGCGCGATCGCATTCACGGTATCCTGAGCGATATCGTGTTCGAAGCGCGCGGCTCCGAGGGCTTTCCCGATCCCGATTGGCACATGCAGCAAATCCTGCGAATCGCCAACGGCCAGATCGCGGGCATGACCCCCACGGTACACACGCCCGCCATGCTCAGCTTTCTTTCCCGCGGCCAATACAGCATGCGGCAAGTGATGCTGATCGGCATCGACGAGCGAACCCAGAACGAGGTGGGCGATTTTGGCAAGTATCTGCAACACCCCGACAATCGGAAGCATCTCACGTTCAATCTGCATGATGGCCGTTACGACGATCACGACCATCAAACCGGCAGCGAATCGGCCCCTCGACCGGAAATGAAAATCGCCGGCTGGGAATGGCGTCGCATGCGGGCCGAGCATGATCGGCAGTTTCAGGAGTTGTTGCGCCGGACCGAAGGCGGCACTGCCACATCGCCCGGTCCGGGGGCAGCCGCCAATCAGCCTATGGGCCAGGCAATCGGGGCTCCCGAGCCGCCCAGCTTCGGCCCGGCCGCGAATGGCCCGCAGTCAGCCGGCCAGTCGTCGGCCGGACAACCCGCGCAGCAAGGCGCCGCCATTCCGCAGCTAGGGCAAGACCCGTTTCAGCAACATGCCGCGAACCCGTTCGATCGAGGCCAACCGCAACGAGCCACCGTGTTCGACGCCAGCAAGGAGCAATTCACCGGCGCGATACTCGGCATCGCCCTGTGCAGTTTTCGCGATCGCACGGGCACCGATCGCTTTCTGTTGCTCCCGGGCGACGACGTAAAGATCACGTTTCCCAATGCCGGCATCCCGCCCAAAGCCGTCAGCGATACGTTCACGGTCGTCGATTTCTACGAAAGCAAGATGAGCGAATACGACTCGAACTTCGTGTTCGTGCCGCTCCGCAAGCTGCAAGAGCTTCGCGGAATGATCGACCCGCAAACCGGCATCGGCAACGTTTCGTCGATTCAGATCAAGCTTAAGCCGGGCGTCGACGCCGATCAGGTGTGCGACAAGCTGCGGGCCGAATTCCCGAACTATGCAATTTCGACGTGGCGCGAAAAGCAGGGCCCACTGTTGGCGGCCGTGCAAATGGAAAGCGCGGTGCTGAATATCCTGTTGTTCATGATCATCGCGGTGGCCGGATTCGGGATCCTGGCCACGTTCTTCATGATCGTCGTGGAAAAGACGCGCGACATCGGCATTCTCAAATCGCTCGGCGCATCGTCGAGCGGCATCTTGGGAATCTTCTTGAGCTACGGGCTGTCGCTGGGCATCGTGGGATCGGGCGTGGGCACCGTTCTCGGTCTGGTCTTCGTGCATTACATCAACACGATCCGTAGCGGCGTGGAATGGCTCACGGGCCAAAAGGTGTTCGATCCCGCGATCTACTACTTCTACAAGATTCCGACCATCGTCGAGCCGGCCACGGTATCGTGGATTGTCGGCGGAACGTTGTTGATCGCCGTGATGGCCAGCATTCTGCCCGCGCTGCGCGCCGCGTTGTTGCATCCCGTGGAGGCCCTCCGCTATGAGTGA
- the lysS gene encoding lysine--tRNA ligase, translating to MSDLLASRRDKLDQLRALGIDPWGGRFDGQQPIGDVRRRESEITVTPPPADAPERHAEQHGPRVRVAGRIVLMRDTGKLIFLDLRDWTGQIQVYIGKKQVGERNWAVAECLDLGDLLGVEGELKKTRTGELTIFADQLHFLTKALDPPPDKHHGLADPELRQRMRYLDLVHGEGVLERFLRRTQIVQSIRRTLAADAFVEIEGPTLHAIAGGAAARPFITHHNALDIKLYLRIALELHLKRLLVGGVERVYELGRVYRNEGISPRHNPEFTMLEAYQAYGDYRSMMDLTERLIVDAIRATGQDSKLQWGGKTIDFTPPFARRSYDELFAEATGIAAGDEAAVRKLAEQIGFDTAGKHPDVVKNEVFEERVEDQLAGPIFVLDYPASICPLTKRKRDNPAIAERFELFIQGMELANAYTELNDPDLQEQLLRTQLAGQNEENSMAKMDHDFVRALRQGMPPAGGLGLGIDRLVMLLTDSPSIRDVILFPLLRPES from the coding sequence ATGTCCGACCTGCTAGCTTCTCGCCGCGACAAGCTCGATCAGCTCCGCGCGCTCGGGATCGACCCCTGGGGGGGCCGATTCGACGGCCAGCAGCCGATCGGCGACGTGCGCCGTCGCGAGAGCGAAATCACCGTGACGCCGCCGCCGGCCGACGCTCCGGAGCGGCATGCCGAGCAGCATGGCCCGCGAGTTCGCGTCGCCGGCCGGATCGTGCTGATGCGCGACACCGGCAAGCTGATTTTTCTCGATTTGCGCGATTGGACCGGCCAAATTCAAGTCTACATCGGCAAGAAGCAGGTTGGCGAGCGCAATTGGGCCGTGGCCGAATGTCTCGATTTGGGCGATCTACTGGGCGTCGAAGGGGAACTGAAAAAGACGCGGACCGGCGAGTTGACGATCTTCGCCGACCAACTCCATTTTCTCACCAAGGCCCTCGACCCGCCGCCCGACAAGCACCACGGCTTGGCCGATCCGGAACTGCGGCAACGGATGCGATATTTGGATCTGGTCCACGGCGAAGGGGTGCTTGAGCGGTTCTTGCGCCGCACGCAGATCGTGCAATCGATCCGCCGCACGTTGGCGGCAGACGCCTTCGTAGAAATCGAAGGTCCGACGCTGCACGCCATCGCCGGCGGCGCCGCGGCGCGGCCATTCATCACCCACCACAATGCCCTCGATATCAAGCTTTATCTGCGAATCGCGTTGGAACTGCATTTGAAGCGGCTATTGGTCGGCGGGGTGGAACGGGTCTACGAGCTCGGCCGCGTGTATCGCAACGAGGGGATTAGCCCGCGGCATAATCCCGAATTCACGATGCTCGAAGCTTATCAGGCCTACGGCGACTACCGTTCGATGATGGACCTCACCGAGCGATTGATCGTCGATGCGATCCGTGCGACCGGGCAGGATTCCAAGCTCCAATGGGGCGGCAAGACGATCGACTTCACGCCGCCTTTTGCCCGCCGCAGCTACGACGAACTTTTCGCCGAAGCCACCGGCATCGCTGCCGGCGACGAAGCGGCCGTGCGAAAGCTCGCCGAGCAAATCGGCTTCGACACCGCCGGCAAGCATCCCGACGTGGTCAAGAACGAAGTGTTCGAGGAGCGGGTCGAAGACCAACTGGCCGGCCCGATTTTCGTGCTCGACTATCCGGCCAGCATCTGTCCGCTCACCAAGCGCAAGCGCGACAATCCGGCGATCGCCGAGCGGTTCGAGCTATTTATTCAAGGCATGGAACTCGCCAACGCCTATACCGAACTGAACGATCCCGATCTGCAAGAACAACTATTGCGAACGCAGTTGGCCGGGCAGAACGAAGAAAACTCGATGGCCAAGATGGACCACGATTTCGTCCGCGCGCTGCGGCAAGGCATGCCGCCGGCAGGCGGTTTGGGGCTGGGCATCGATCGGCTGGTGATGCTGCTGACCGATTCGCCGTCGATACGCGATGTGATTTTGTTTCCGCTGCTGCGGCCGGAAAGTTAG
- a CDS encoding VOC family protein yields the protein MTIRRPGLYCVELRTARWEASVRWYREALGLRVMVRVVEDGYALLEAGDTRLALISRHHPGPASPRWSLGFEVDDLDGAIEQLERAGSQVSRPECDPEGFREVVTFDPDGNTIRLFAWPAR from the coding sequence ATGACGATCCGAAGGCCGGGCCTCTATTGCGTCGAACTGCGAACGGCCCGCTGGGAGGCCAGCGTTCGCTGGTATCGCGAAGCGCTGGGGTTGCGGGTGATGGTGCGCGTGGTGGAAGATGGCTATGCATTGCTCGAGGCCGGCGACACCCGTTTGGCGCTGATCTCCCGGCACCATCCCGGACCGGCCAGTCCGCGTTGGAGCCTGGGTTTCGAAGTCGACGATCTCGATGGGGCCATCGAACAGTTGGAGCGGGCCGGCTCGCAGGTATCGCGCCCCGAATGCGACCCGGAGGGATTTCGCGAAGTGGTGACGTTCGATCCCGACGGCAACACGATTCGCCTTTTCGCCTGGCCGGCGCGATAA
- a CDS encoding SRPBCC domain-containing protein, producing the protein MASLSESASPPAQELRLLRSLPHDAFLLPMASDMSSLTFGGEEKFDAAPERVFELLTDLDQLSAAIPDLVSADKIDARTLQCVVRPGFSFLRGTLRVTIVLGEIDRPASAAMHVAARGIGTQIGVESHIRIAADSTGSKLSWTAEVVELKGLAATVGRSLISAAAQQVIQTAWQQVRDRLNQTDADS; encoded by the coding sequence ATGGCGAGCCTGAGTGAATCGGCATCGCCGCCGGCGCAGGAACTGCGCCTGCTACGATCATTGCCACACGACGCATTCCTTTTGCCGATGGCCAGCGACATGTCCTCTCTCACCTTCGGCGGCGAAGAGAAATTCGACGCCGCGCCCGAACGCGTGTTCGAGCTGTTGACCGATTTGGACCAGCTTTCGGCGGCAATCCCTGATCTGGTCTCGGCCGACAAGATCGACGCGCGGACGCTGCAATGCGTGGTGCGGCCGGGGTTTTCGTTTCTCCGCGGAACGCTCCGCGTAACGATCGTGCTCGGGGAAATCGATCGGCCGGCGTCGGCGGCAATGCATGTCGCGGCCCGCGGCATCGGCACGCAAATCGGCGTCGAAAGCCACATTCGCATTGCTGCCGATTCAACCGGCTCGAAGCTATCTTGGACAGCCGAGGTGGTCGAACTCAAAGGGCTGGCCGCAACCGTCGGCCGGAGCCTAATTTCCGCCGCCGCCCAGCAGGTCATCCAAACCGCTTGGCAGCAAGTCCGCGACAGGCTGAACCAGACCGATGCCGATTCATAA